A stretch of the Elephas maximus indicus isolate mEleMax1 chromosome 3, mEleMax1 primary haplotype, whole genome shotgun sequence genome encodes the following:
- the TSTD1 gene encoding thiosulfate:glutathione sulfurtransferase isoform X2: protein MLRELTWRVGAAFLRLITARPMAGVPTVSLPELRLLLSSGRVRLIDVRSREEAAAGTIPGALNIPVSELEGALQMEPAAFQALYSAEKPKREDENLVFFCQMGKRGLQATQLARGLGYTGACNYAGAYKEWFEKMG from the exons ATGCTGCGGGAGCTGACCTGGCGGGTTGGGGCCGCATTCCTGCGATTGATCACTGCGCGCCCCATGGCTGGAG TGCCCACGGTTTCGCTACCTGAACTCCGTTTGCTCCTATCCTCGGGCCGGGTCCGCCTCATCGACGTGCGATCTCGGGAGGAGGCTGCAGCTGGGACCATCCCAGGGGCGCTTAACATCCCGG TGTCTGAGTTGGAAGGTGCCCTGCAGATGGAGCCAGCTGCTTTCCAGGCTTTGTACTCCGCTGAGAAACCAAAGCGGGAAGATGAGAACCTCGTTTTCTTCTGTCAGATGGGCAAGAGGGGATTGCAGGCCACCCAGTTGGCCAGGGGCCTTGGATACACTGG GGCTTGCAACTATGCTGGGGCCTATAAAGAATGGTTCGAGAAAATGGGTTAG
- the TSTD1 gene encoding thiosulfate:glutathione sulfurtransferase isoform X1, with translation MLRELTWRVGAAFLRLITARPMAGVPTVSLPELRLLLSSGRVRLIDVRSREEAAAGTIPGALNIPVSELEGALQMEPAAFQALYSAEKPKREDENLVFFCQMGKRGLQATQLARGLGYTGYGEGLATMLGPIKNGSRKWVS, from the exons ATGCTGCGGGAGCTGACCTGGCGGGTTGGGGCCGCATTCCTGCGATTGATCACTGCGCGCCCCATGGCTGGAG TGCCCACGGTTTCGCTACCTGAACTCCGTTTGCTCCTATCCTCGGGCCGGGTCCGCCTCATCGACGTGCGATCTCGGGAGGAGGCTGCAGCTGGGACCATCCCAGGGGCGCTTAACATCCCGG TGTCTGAGTTGGAAGGTGCCCTGCAGATGGAGCCAGCTGCTTTCCAGGCTTTGTACTCCGCTGAGAAACCAAAGCGGGAAGATGAGAACCTCGTTTTCTTCTGTCAGATGGGCAAGAGGGGATTGCAGGCCACCCAGTTGGCCAGGGGCCTTGGATACACTGGGTATGGAGAAG GGCTTGCAACTATGCTGGGGCCTATAAAGAATGGTTCGAGAAAATGGGTTAGTTAA